CACATCTACACCGGCCTTGGCGTTGCGCGCCACGGTGAGGGCCAGAAGATTGGCTTCCGAGCCGCCGGTGGTCAGGGTGCCGCTGGCGGAAGCGGGAAAGCCCATCATCTCCTTGCACCAGCTCACCACCTGCTGGTCCAGGAGTGCCGCGGCATGATTGCCGCCGCCCAGATTGGAACCTTGTATGGCGGCGAGGAAGTCGCCAAGCGCGCCGGTGTAATTGCCCGCCCCCATATACCAGGACCAGAAGCGCGGATGGTTGTTGCCCATCGGATAGGGCATCAGTTTCTCCGTCACGTCGCGATAGATGCCGGCGATCCCGGCGGGCTTGCGCGGCAAAGGCGAGGTGAAGAACGCCTTCACTTCCGCCGGCATGCTCCGCCAGCTGGGGCGGTCGCGAATGTCGCGCAGATAGGCGATCGAATCGTCGACGATCTCGTGCGACAGCGCCTTGAGCGCGCCCCAGTCCTGCGGATCGAGTGTCTCCTCGGCGATCTCGCTTTGCGGGTTGCCTGACAGTCCCATCTTCATGTCCGTGGGCGCGGCGGCGAGGCTCATTCTCATTTGCTGCGCTGTGATACCGGCCATTATACACTCCAATTCAACGATTAGCCCTCGTCATCAAGATGTAGGAATAGAATGAGGGTGCAGGCGTTGGAGCAAGCGTGGAAACGCTCGTGGAATTTACGGTGTCCGGCGCATCGGGGTGGAGTAGCGCATAATCTCTCAACACCCCTCATGCTGAGGTGCTTCGCCGAAGGCGAAGCCTCGAAGCATCCAACAGGATAGAGTGAGAATGCCGCAGAAGACCCTTCGAGGGCCGCTTCGCGGCCACCTCAGGGTGAGGGAAAACACTCACCCCCGCCTCGTCTCAGAACGCTGCAGCCTCCTGCAGATTGGTGACGACGCGCCGGTTCTGCGACTTGCACTCGATTTCGGGACAATCCTCGCCGATCTTCTCGCGGCCATAGCCCTTGGCCTGCAGTCGCTCGCGCGCGATCCCCCGCGAAACGAGATAGTCACGCACCGCATCGGCGCGTTTCTGCGACAGGGACTGTTGCGCGGTGGCTGATCCCGGATCGTCCGCCGAGCCCTGCAGCTTCACTTTCCACTGCGGATACTGGCTCAGCCATTCCGCCTGCTTGTCGAGCGTCACCCGCGCGGTGTCGTCGAGGGCGGCCGAGCTTTGCTTGAAGAAGGTGCGGCGGCCGACATTGACCATGAAATCTTCTTCGCTGCCGGGCGTCACATTGATGCCGCCCGCCACCGGCGCGTTGGTTCCCGATGTCGGACCGGTGAACGTGCTGCCGCCGCGGTCGCCCGAGCTTGTGCAGCCGCTGAGCAGAAGCAGGAGGGCCAGCGCCGCTGCCGTGCTCGAATATCCTATGCCTGTTTTCATCGCCTGTTGCGCTCTTCAGGTTTAATCCGGCGGCTGCGTGTCGACCGGCGCGCTTTCATCGATGACAGGCGCGCCCAGATTCTTGATGACGAGGACGCGTGTACCGATCGGGCAACGCTGATAGAGGTCGATGACGTCCTCGGGGAACATGCGGACGCAGCCGGACGAAACATTCGAGCCGATCGACCAGGGTTCGGTCGTGCCATGCAGGCGATAGCCGAGATCGTTGCCGTTCCGGTACAAATACAGCGCCCGCGGCCCGAGCGGGTTGTCCGGACCGCCTTCCATGGATTCGGGCAGTTCAGGCTGGCGCTTGCGCATCTCCGGCGGCGGTACCCAGCGCGGCCACAGCGACTTGCGGTCGATGCGGGCGCGGCCATACCAGCGGAAGCCGTCGCGGCCCACGCCGACGCCATAGCGCAGCGCCGTCTGGTTCTCGAAGACGACATAGAGAAAATGATTGGCGGTATCGATCACCACGCTGCCTTGCGGCTCGGTGCTGTAATATTGCACCAGCTGCCGGCGCCAATGCGTCTTGATCTTCTTCCAGTTGGTCAGGCGGTATGTGTGCCCATTGTCTTGCGCCGTGCCGGCGAAATAGGTCAGCGCCGATTTGCTGTAGGTCTTCGAATAGCCAAAAGCGTCGCCGGCCAGGCTGGCGGTGCCGAGCGCGGCCGCGCCGGCGAGCAGATTTCTGCGGGTCAATGACATGCCGGAATCCCGTGTCGCTCCCTCTGACCGCCCAGTCTACATGATCGGAAGAACTTGCCAAGACGGGCCGAAATGGCCCCCGCGCTCTCAGTAGATCGCGGGCTCGCCGACGGCCGCGCCGAACCCGGTTTCGAGGAAGTCGAAATCGCAGCCTCTATGCGCCTGAGTCATATGTCGGGCGGCGAGCCAGCCGAAACCGCGCTCATAACGGGGTGGCGGCGGCGACCATTCCGACCGCCGCTGCGCCAGTGCCGCCTCCGGCACTTCGAGCGCGATCGCCCGGCGCGCCACATCGACCGAAATGATGTCGCCGTTCTTCACCAGCGCCAGGGTGCCGCCGATATAAGCCTCGGGCGAGACATGCAGGACGCAGGCGCCGTAGCTCGTGCCCGACATGCGCGCATCGGAAACGCGCAGCATGTCGCGGATGCCGGCCTTGATCAGCTTCCTGGGGATCGGCAGCATGCCCCATTCCGGCATGCCCGGCCCGCCCAGCGGTCCGGCATTCTTCAGCACCATCACATGATCGGGCGTCACATCGAGATCGTCGCGATCGATCTGGGCTTTCATCTCGGCATAGCATTCGAAGACGATCGCCGGTCCGCGATGTTTGAGAAAGCGCTTCTCGGCGGCGGCGGGCTTCATCACGCAGCCATTGGGCGCCAGATTGCCGCGCAGCACCGCGGTGGCGCCTTCGCCATATATCGGCCGGTCGAGCGGACGGATCACGTCTTCATCATATATGGCGGCTGTCTCGGCGGTTTCGATGATCGGCCGGCCGGTGACGGTGATCGCCGTGGCGTGGAAATGCGGCACGAGGCGTTTCAGGATGGCCCTGAGGCCCCCGGCATAGAAGAAATCCTCCATCAGATAAGTCGAGCCCGACGGCCTGATATTGGCGATCACCGGTATGCGCCGCGAAATGGCGTCGAAATCATCGAGGCCATAGGAGATGCCGGCACGGCCCGCCATGGCGATGGCATGGATGATGGCGTTGGTCGATCCACCGATCGCCATCTGCACCATCGTCGCATGATCGAAAGCTTCGCGGGTCAGGATCTTGTCGGGCGTCCGGTCTTCCCACACCATTTCGACGGCGCGGCGGCCGGACGCGGCGGCCATG
This genomic stretch from Nordella sp. HKS 07 harbors:
- the araD gene encoding L-arabinonate dehydratase, with translation MDRSKKLAELRSRRWFSVDDLRAFGHRSRARQMGYDQDDWNRPIIGIINTWSDINQCHAHFPDRVQWVKRGVLQAGGMPIELPALSLSEPFVKPTTMLYRNLLAMECEELIRSHPIDGVVLMGGCDKTTPALIMGATSAGLPAIFVPAGPMLRGHWRGEVLGSGSDSWKYWDERRAGNISDAEWAGIEGGIARSYGHCMTMGTASTMTAYAEALGMTLPGASSIPAADSSHQNMAAASGRRAVEMVWEDRTPDKILTREAFDHATMVQMAIGGSTNAIIHAIAMAGRAGISYGLDDFDAISRRIPVIANIRPSGSTYLMEDFFYAGGLRAILKRLVPHFHATAITVTGRPIIETAETAAIYDEDVIRPLDRPIYGEGATAVLRGNLAPNGCVMKPAAAEKRFLKHRGPAIVFECYAEMKAQIDRDDLDVTPDHVMVLKNAGPLGGPGMPEWGMLPIPRKLIKAGIRDMLRVSDARMSGTSYGACVLHVSPEAYIGGTLALVKNGDIISVDVARRAIALEVPEAALAQRRSEWSPPPPRYERGFGWLAARHMTQAHRGCDFDFLETGFGAAVGEPAIY
- a CDS encoding L,D-transpeptidase, producing the protein MSLTRRNLLAGAAALGTASLAGDAFGYSKTYSKSALTYFAGTAQDNGHTYRLTNWKKIKTHWRRQLVQYYSTEPQGSVVIDTANHFLYVVFENQTALRYGVGVGRDGFRWYGRARIDRKSLWPRWVPPPEMRKRQPELPESMEGGPDNPLGPRALYLYRNGNDLGYRLHGTTEPWSIGSNVSSGCVRMFPEDVIDLYQRCPIGTRVLVIKNLGAPVIDESAPVDTQPPD
- a CDS encoding OmpA family protein, whose protein sequence is MKTGIGYSSTAAALALLLLLSGCTSSGDRGGSTFTGPTSGTNAPVAGGINVTPGSEEDFMVNVGRRTFFKQSSAALDDTARVTLDKQAEWLSQYPQWKVKLQGSADDPGSATAQQSLSQKRADAVRDYLVSRGIARERLQAKGYGREKIGEDCPEIECKSQNRRVVTNLQEAAAF